A DNA window from Camelina sativa cultivar DH55 chromosome 13, Cs, whole genome shotgun sequence contains the following coding sequences:
- the LOC104736750 gene encoding uncharacterized protein LOC104736750 isoform X2, producing the protein MELDSAVTNDARVSESERSEKDCLIGSEGNDIKSEDVLTDKDGDDDSSELREDEKEEEDDQSSELGSDADEKKLDLEKRGVTDYKSLLSEFDDYVASEKMGSGVSRALSYGFEVGDLVWGKVKSHPWWPGHIFNEAFASPSVRRMRRIDHVLVAFFGDSSYGWFDPAELIPFEPNLEEKSQQTVSKHFVKAVEEAMDEACRRSALGLTCKCRNPYNFRPSSNVEDYVAVDVPGYELQAVYSADQIMNSRDKFSPVEALSFVKQLAIAPRECDSDGLEFMKKKAVVCAFRKAVFEEFDETYAQAFGTKSARTSMSTLEPHNRAPPRAPLSGPLVIAETLGDLKSSKKPTKIKDSKKQDKYLLKRRDEAGDKSVLFGQGEASSAASHFHGFDGPLDGDLVLQRRAPTLQTPVKDEQSGIVSMDFTSSSAAIPGKECSVSKLPRDEEKGLAEESREQMVERTALPPEHGKSEAMVSLKEEAEPDLKSAGSSLQPLLESHTSPSKGKNSTGSVLKKVKVPKRSSTEMGLENSSSEPKKKKKKKKEPESDHPEKRKFLSSGEAGAKKLSQLGSAHLQSYMEVDVPQLLSHLQDLSLDPFNGSSVASFGVARKFFLRFRSLNYQKSLSVSSSDATVENARDTKPSKPIKTLKRTEEPSKAGKKRLSSDRQDENPSAKKLKKTNQLKSMASEKKISREAKDNIKPVREQSSAVQAKAGRAQTGKKPAPSVKVVEPTMLVMKFPPDTSLPSAALLKARFGRFGLLDQSAIRVFWKSSTCRVVFLYKADAQTAFRYATANKSLFGNVNVKYFLRDVDAPKAEPREPENTKEDDEPQSQRLDEAPPLHQPILPPPNVNLKSCLKKPVDDLSSSSNNGNGNRGTVRVKFMLGGEENTSKATTETPPVTTTSNRNSGPSSSVAMEFVSKKFQNVVHHQQLPPSTLPPILPLPPQYTKPQVPIKAVDHVEPPMPPLGNFRGPSPAVSAGDISHQMLNLLSKCNEVVANVTGLLGYVPYHPL; encoded by the exons ATGGAGCTCGATTCGGCGGTTACAAATGATGCTAGGGTTTCCGAGAGTGAGAGATCGGAGAAAGATTGTCTCATAGGGAGTGAGGGAAATGATATTAAAAGCGAGGATGTTTTAACTGATaaggatggtgatgatgatagcTCTGAGCttagagaagatgaaaaagaagaagaagatgatcagtCTAGTGAGCTTGGCTCCGACGCTGATGAGAAGAAACTGGATTTGGAGAAGCGAGGAGTTACGGATTACAAGTCTCTCTTATCTGAGTTCGATGACTATGTTGCGAGTGAGAAAATGGGTTCTGGTGTGTCGAGGGCATTGAGTTATGGGTTTGAAGTAGGTGATTTGGTTTGGGGAAAGGTAAAGTCTCATCCTTGGTGGCCTGGTCATATATTCAATGAAGCTTTTGCGTCTCCTTCTGTTCGTCGTATGAGGAGGATTGACCATGTTCTTGTTGCCTTTTTTGGGGATAGTAGTTATGGTTGGTTTGATCCTGCTGAGCTTATTCCCTTTGAACCCAATCTAGAGGAGAAATCTCAGCAGACTGTTTCTAAGCATTTTGTCAAGGCTGTGGAGGAAGCCATGGATGAGGCGTGTAGAAGGTCAGCTCTTGGGTTGACTTGTAAATGTCGGAATCCTTATAACTTCAG GCCTAGTAGTAACGTTGAAGATTATGTCGCTGTTGATGTGCCTGGTTACGAGCTTCAAGCCGTTTACTCTGCTGACCAGATTATGAATTCTAGGGATAAGTTTTCACCCGTTGAAGCCCTTTCGTTTGTGAAGCAATTGGCAATAGCACCTCGAGAGTGTGATTCAGACGGTCTTGAGtttatgaagaagaaagcagTAGTTTGTGCTTTCCGCAAGGCTGTATTCGAGGAGTTTGATGAAACCTATGCACAGGCCTTTGGGACGAAATCTGCGCGTACTTCAATGAGCACTCTTGAACCTCATAATAGAGCACCGCCTCGAG CTCCCTTGAGTGGCCCACTGGTCATAGCAGAAACGCTAGGTGACCTGAAGAGTTCTAAAAAACCCACAAAGATTAAGGACTCTAAAAAGCAAGACAAATATCTTCTCAAACGAAGGGATGAAGCTGGTGATAAGTCTGTTCTATTTGGCCAAGGTGAAGCAAGTTCAGCAGCTTCTCACTTCCATGGATTTGATGGACCTTTGGACGGGGATTTGGTGCTGCAGAGAAGAGCTCCAACGCTTCAAACTCCAGTGAAAGATGAGCAGTCTGGGATTGTCAGCATGGATTTTACCTCTTCAAGTGCAGCTATTCCTGGTAAAGAATGCTCAGTTTCAAAGCTTCCTCGTGATGAAGAAAAGGGTttagctgaagaatcaagggaGCAAATGGTAGAAAGAACTGCTCTACCTCCAGAGCATGGAAAATCTGAAGCTATGGTGAGTCTTAAAGAAGAGGCTGAACCCGACCTAAAATCAGCTGGAAGCTCTCTCCAGCCCCTGCTTGAGTCTCATACTTCACCATCAAAAGGGAAGAATTCCACAGGGTCTGTACTCAAGAAAGTCAAAGTTCCCAAACGATCTTCAACTGAAATGGGCTTGGAGAATTCTTCTTCagagccaaaaaagaaaaagaaaaagaagaaagagccTGAGTCTGACCATCCAGAGAAGAGAAAGTTTTTATCTTCTGGGGAAGCTGGGGCCAAGAAATTGTCCCAGCTTGGTTCAGCGCATTTACAATCCTATATGGAAGTCGATGTGCCGCAGCTGTTGAGTCATCTTCAAGATCTCTCTCTTGATCCTTTCAATGGCTCATCAGTTGCTTCTTTTGGAGTTGCTAGGAAATTTTTTCTCCGCTTCCGTTCACTTAATTACCAAAAAAGCTTGTCAGTATCTTCCTCTGATGCCACTGTCGAAAATGCCAGAGACACAAAACCCTCAAAACCTATCAAGACTCTGAAGAGAACTGAAGAGCCATCAAAAGCTGGAAAAAAACGTCTCTCTTCTGATCGTCAAGATGAAAACCCATCAGCTAAGAAGCTGAAGAAAACTAATCAGTTGAAATCAATGGCTTCTGAGAAGAAGATCAGTCGAGAAGCAAAGGATAATATAAAACCAGTTAGAGAGCAAAGCAGTGCGGTACAAGCAAAAGCAGGCAGAGCTCAAACCGGGAAGAAACCGGCTCCATCAGTTAAGGTGGTTGAGCCCACAATGCTGGTCATGAAATTCCCACCTGACACATCTCTCCCTTCAGCTGCATTGTTAAAAGCAAGGTTTGGTCGCTTCGGGCTGTTAGATCAGTCCGCCATTAGGGTTTTCTGGAAATCATCGACCTGCCGTGTTGTCTTTCTGTACAAAGCCGATGCACAAACAGCTTTTCGATATGCAACAGCAAACAAATCTCTATTTGGAAACGTGAACGTAAAGTACTTTCTTCGTGATGTAGATGCTCCTAAAGCCGAGCCTCGTGAACCAGAAAACACAAAGGAAGATGATGAACCACAGAGCCAACGGCTCGACGAAGCACCGCCACTTCACCAACCAATCTTACCACCACCAAACGTCAACCTCAAATCCTGCTTGAAGAAACCAGTTGATGACCTGAGCAGTAGTAGTAACAATGGAAATGGTAACCGCGGAACCGTAAGAGTCAAATTCATGTTAGGTGGTGAAGAAAACACGAGTAAAGCAACCACCGAGACACCACCAGTCACAACAACCTCGAATAGAAACAGTGGACCTTCTTCATCTGTTGCTATGGAATTTGTTAGTAAGAAGTTTCAAAACGTTGTTCATCATCAACAGCTTCCTCCTTCTACATTGCCtccaattcttccactccctcCACAATACACAAAACCACAAGTTCCCATTAAAGCAGTGGACCATGTGGAACCACCGATGCCACCATTAGGAAACTTTCGTGGTCCGAGCCCAGCAGTTAGCGCTGGAGACATCTCTCACCAGATGCTAAACCTTTTGTCAAAATGCAACGAAGTTGTGGCTAACGTCACGGGCTTATTGGGCTATGTCCCTTACCATCCCTTGTAA
- the LOC104736750 gene encoding uncharacterized protein LOC104736750 isoform X1, with translation MNEDAQIAQQTDSIQDPKVTTTTTTPKDSVVVDSSGEAINDDDDDDAASLPMELDSAVTNDARVSESERSEKDCLIGSEGNDIKSEDVLTDKDGDDDSSELREDEKEEEDDQSSELGSDADEKKLDLEKRGVTDYKSLLSEFDDYVASEKMGSGVSRALSYGFEVGDLVWGKVKSHPWWPGHIFNEAFASPSVRRMRRIDHVLVAFFGDSSYGWFDPAELIPFEPNLEEKSQQTVSKHFVKAVEEAMDEACRRSALGLTCKCRNPYNFRPSSNVEDYVAVDVPGYELQAVYSADQIMNSRDKFSPVEALSFVKQLAIAPRECDSDGLEFMKKKAVVCAFRKAVFEEFDETYAQAFGTKSARTSMSTLEPHNRAPPRAPLSGPLVIAETLGDLKSSKKPTKIKDSKKQDKYLLKRRDEAGDKSVLFGQGEASSAASHFHGFDGPLDGDLVLQRRAPTLQTPVKDEQSGIVSMDFTSSSAAIPGKECSVSKLPRDEEKGLAEESREQMVERTALPPEHGKSEAMVSLKEEAEPDLKSAGSSLQPLLESHTSPSKGKNSTGSVLKKVKVPKRSSTEMGLENSSSEPKKKKKKKKEPESDHPEKRKFLSSGEAGAKKLSQLGSAHLQSYMEVDVPQLLSHLQDLSLDPFNGSSVASFGVARKFFLRFRSLNYQKSLSVSSSDATVENARDTKPSKPIKTLKRTEEPSKAGKKRLSSDRQDENPSAKKLKKTNQLKSMASEKKISREAKDNIKPVREQSSAVQAKAGRAQTGKKPAPSVKVVEPTMLVMKFPPDTSLPSAALLKARFGRFGLLDQSAIRVFWKSSTCRVVFLYKADAQTAFRYATANKSLFGNVNVKYFLRDVDAPKAEPREPENTKEDDEPQSQRLDEAPPLHQPILPPPNVNLKSCLKKPVDDLSSSSNNGNGNRGTVRVKFMLGGEENTSKATTETPPVTTTSNRNSGPSSSVAMEFVSKKFQNVVHHQQLPPSTLPPILPLPPQYTKPQVPIKAVDHVEPPMPPLGNFRGPSPAVSAGDISHQMLNLLSKCNEVVANVTGLLGYVPYHPL, from the exons ATGAACGAGGATGCTCAGATTGCTCAACAAACGGATTCGATTCAGGATCCTaaggtaacaacaacaacaacaactcctaaagattctgttgttgttgattcGAGCGGCGAAGccattaatgatgatgatgatgatgatgcagctTCTTTGCCCATGGAGCTCGATTCGGCGGTTACAAATGATGCTAGGGTTTCCGAGAGTGAGAGATCGGAGAAAGATTGTCTCATAGGGAGTGAGGGAAATGATATTAAAAGCGAGGATGTTTTAACTGATaaggatggtgatgatgatagcTCTGAGCttagagaagatgaaaaagaagaagaagatgatcagtCTAGTGAGCTTGGCTCCGACGCTGATGAGAAGAAACTGGATTTGGAGAAGCGAGGAGTTACGGATTACAAGTCTCTCTTATCTGAGTTCGATGACTATGTTGCGAGTGAGAAAATGGGTTCTGGTGTGTCGAGGGCATTGAGTTATGGGTTTGAAGTAGGTGATTTGGTTTGGGGAAAGGTAAAGTCTCATCCTTGGTGGCCTGGTCATATATTCAATGAAGCTTTTGCGTCTCCTTCTGTTCGTCGTATGAGGAGGATTGACCATGTTCTTGTTGCCTTTTTTGGGGATAGTAGTTATGGTTGGTTTGATCCTGCTGAGCTTATTCCCTTTGAACCCAATCTAGAGGAGAAATCTCAGCAGACTGTTTCTAAGCATTTTGTCAAGGCTGTGGAGGAAGCCATGGATGAGGCGTGTAGAAGGTCAGCTCTTGGGTTGACTTGTAAATGTCGGAATCCTTATAACTTCAG GCCTAGTAGTAACGTTGAAGATTATGTCGCTGTTGATGTGCCTGGTTACGAGCTTCAAGCCGTTTACTCTGCTGACCAGATTATGAATTCTAGGGATAAGTTTTCACCCGTTGAAGCCCTTTCGTTTGTGAAGCAATTGGCAATAGCACCTCGAGAGTGTGATTCAGACGGTCTTGAGtttatgaagaagaaagcagTAGTTTGTGCTTTCCGCAAGGCTGTATTCGAGGAGTTTGATGAAACCTATGCACAGGCCTTTGGGACGAAATCTGCGCGTACTTCAATGAGCACTCTTGAACCTCATAATAGAGCACCGCCTCGAG CTCCCTTGAGTGGCCCACTGGTCATAGCAGAAACGCTAGGTGACCTGAAGAGTTCTAAAAAACCCACAAAGATTAAGGACTCTAAAAAGCAAGACAAATATCTTCTCAAACGAAGGGATGAAGCTGGTGATAAGTCTGTTCTATTTGGCCAAGGTGAAGCAAGTTCAGCAGCTTCTCACTTCCATGGATTTGATGGACCTTTGGACGGGGATTTGGTGCTGCAGAGAAGAGCTCCAACGCTTCAAACTCCAGTGAAAGATGAGCAGTCTGGGATTGTCAGCATGGATTTTACCTCTTCAAGTGCAGCTATTCCTGGTAAAGAATGCTCAGTTTCAAAGCTTCCTCGTGATGAAGAAAAGGGTttagctgaagaatcaagggaGCAAATGGTAGAAAGAACTGCTCTACCTCCAGAGCATGGAAAATCTGAAGCTATGGTGAGTCTTAAAGAAGAGGCTGAACCCGACCTAAAATCAGCTGGAAGCTCTCTCCAGCCCCTGCTTGAGTCTCATACTTCACCATCAAAAGGGAAGAATTCCACAGGGTCTGTACTCAAGAAAGTCAAAGTTCCCAAACGATCTTCAACTGAAATGGGCTTGGAGAATTCTTCTTCagagccaaaaaagaaaaagaaaaagaagaaagagccTGAGTCTGACCATCCAGAGAAGAGAAAGTTTTTATCTTCTGGGGAAGCTGGGGCCAAGAAATTGTCCCAGCTTGGTTCAGCGCATTTACAATCCTATATGGAAGTCGATGTGCCGCAGCTGTTGAGTCATCTTCAAGATCTCTCTCTTGATCCTTTCAATGGCTCATCAGTTGCTTCTTTTGGAGTTGCTAGGAAATTTTTTCTCCGCTTCCGTTCACTTAATTACCAAAAAAGCTTGTCAGTATCTTCCTCTGATGCCACTGTCGAAAATGCCAGAGACACAAAACCCTCAAAACCTATCAAGACTCTGAAGAGAACTGAAGAGCCATCAAAAGCTGGAAAAAAACGTCTCTCTTCTGATCGTCAAGATGAAAACCCATCAGCTAAGAAGCTGAAGAAAACTAATCAGTTGAAATCAATGGCTTCTGAGAAGAAGATCAGTCGAGAAGCAAAGGATAATATAAAACCAGTTAGAGAGCAAAGCAGTGCGGTACAAGCAAAAGCAGGCAGAGCTCAAACCGGGAAGAAACCGGCTCCATCAGTTAAGGTGGTTGAGCCCACAATGCTGGTCATGAAATTCCCACCTGACACATCTCTCCCTTCAGCTGCATTGTTAAAAGCAAGGTTTGGTCGCTTCGGGCTGTTAGATCAGTCCGCCATTAGGGTTTTCTGGAAATCATCGACCTGCCGTGTTGTCTTTCTGTACAAAGCCGATGCACAAACAGCTTTTCGATATGCAACAGCAAACAAATCTCTATTTGGAAACGTGAACGTAAAGTACTTTCTTCGTGATGTAGATGCTCCTAAAGCCGAGCCTCGTGAACCAGAAAACACAAAGGAAGATGATGAACCACAGAGCCAACGGCTCGACGAAGCACCGCCACTTCACCAACCAATCTTACCACCACCAAACGTCAACCTCAAATCCTGCTTGAAGAAACCAGTTGATGACCTGAGCAGTAGTAGTAACAATGGAAATGGTAACCGCGGAACCGTAAGAGTCAAATTCATGTTAGGTGGTGAAGAAAACACGAGTAAAGCAACCACCGAGACACCACCAGTCACAACAACCTCGAATAGAAACAGTGGACCTTCTTCATCTGTTGCTATGGAATTTGTTAGTAAGAAGTTTCAAAACGTTGTTCATCATCAACAGCTTCCTCCTTCTACATTGCCtccaattcttccactccctcCACAATACACAAAACCACAAGTTCCCATTAAAGCAGTGGACCATGTGGAACCACCGATGCCACCATTAGGAAACTTTCGTGGTCCGAGCCCAGCAGTTAGCGCTGGAGACATCTCTCACCAGATGCTAAACCTTTTGTCAAAATGCAACGAAGTTGTGGCTAACGTCACGGGCTTATTGGGCTATGTCCCTTACCATCCCTTGTAA
- the LOC104736750 gene encoding uncharacterized protein LOC104736750 isoform X3 → MNEDAQIAQQTDSIQDPKVTTTTTTPKDSVVVDSSGEAINDDDDDDAASLPMELDSAVTNDARVSESERSEKDCLIGSEGNDIKSEDVLTDKDGDDDSSELREDEKEEEDDQSSELGSDADEKKLDLEKRGVTDYKSLLSEFDDYVASEKMGSGVSRALSYGFEVGDLVWGKVKSHPWWPGHIFNEAFASPSVRRMRRIDHVLVAFFGDSSYGWFDPAELIPFEPNLEEKSQQTVSKHFVKAVEEAMDEACRRSALGLTCKCRNPYNFRPSHVEDYFAVDVPDYELQAVYSAYQIMNSRDKFSPVEALSFVKQLAIAPRECDSDGLEFMKKKAVVCAFRKAVFEEFDETYAQAFGTKSARTSMSTLEPHNRAPPRAPLSGPLVIAETLGDLKSSKKPTKIKDSKKQDKYLLKRRDEAGDKSVLFGQGEASSAASHFHGFDGPLDGDLVLQRRAPTLQTPVKDEQSGIVSMDFTSSSAAIPGKECSVSKLPRDEEKGLAEESREQMVERTALPPEHGKSEAMVSLKEEAEPDLKSAGSSLQPLLESHTSPSKGKNSTGSVLKKVKVPKRSSTEMGLENSSSEPKKKKKKKKEPESDHPEKRKFLSSGEAGAKKLSQLGSAHLQSYMEVDVPQLLSHLQDLSLDPFNGSSVASFGVARKFFLRFRSLNYQKSLSVSSSDATVENARDTKPSKPIKTLKRTEEPSKAGKKRLSSDRQDENPSAKKLKKTNQLKSMASEKKISREAKDNIKPVREQSSAVQAKAGRAQTGKKPAPSVKVVEPTMLVMKFPPDTSLPSAALLKARFGRFGLLDQSAIRVFWKSSTCRVVFLYKADAQTAFRYATANKSLFGNVNVKYFLRDVDAPKAEPREPENTKEDDEPQSQRLDEAPPLHQPILPPPNVNLKSCLKKPVDDLSSSSNNGNGNRGTVRVKFMLGGEENTSKATTETPPVTTTSNRNSGPSSSVAMEFVSKKFQNVVHHQQLPPSTLPPILPLPPQYTKPQVPIKAVDHVEPPMPPLGNFRGPSPAVSAGDISHQMLNLLSKCNEVVANVTGLLGYVPYHPL, encoded by the exons ATGAACGAGGATGCTCAGATTGCTCAACAAACGGATTCGATTCAGGATCCTaaggtaacaacaacaacaacaactcctaaagattctgttgttgttgattcGAGCGGCGAAGccattaatgatgatgatgatgatgatgcagctTCTTTGCCCATGGAGCTCGATTCGGCGGTTACAAATGATGCTAGGGTTTCCGAGAGTGAGAGATCGGAGAAAGATTGTCTCATAGGGAGTGAGGGAAATGATATTAAAAGCGAGGATGTTTTAACTGATaaggatggtgatgatgatagcTCTGAGCttagagaagatgaaaaagaagaagaagatgatcagtCTAGTGAGCTTGGCTCCGACGCTGATGAGAAGAAACTGGATTTGGAGAAGCGAGGAGTTACGGATTACAAGTCTCTCTTATCTGAGTTCGATGACTATGTTGCGAGTGAGAAAATGGGTTCTGGTGTGTCGAGGGCATTGAGTTATGGGTTTGAAGTAGGTGATTTGGTTTGGGGAAAGGTAAAGTCTCATCCTTGGTGGCCTGGTCATATATTCAATGAAGCTTTTGCGTCTCCTTCTGTTCGTCGTATGAGGAGGATTGACCATGTTCTTGTTGCCTTTTTTGGGGATAGTAGTTATGGTTGGTTTGATCCTGCTGAGCTTATTCCCTTTGAACCCAATCTAGAGGAGAAATCTCAGCAGACTGTTTCTAAGCATTTTGTCAAGGCTGTGGAGGAAGCCATGGATGAGGCGTGTAGAAGGTCAGCTCTTGGGTTGACTTGTAAATGTCGGAATCCTTATAACTTCAGGCCTAGTCACGTTGAAGATTATTTCGCTGTTGATGTGCCTGATTACGAGCTTCAAGCCGTTTACTCTGCTTACCAGATTATGAATTCTAGGGATAAGTTTTCACCCGTTGAAGCCCTTTCGTTTGTGAAGCAATTGGCAATAGCACCTCGAGAGTGTGATTCAGACGGTCTTGAGtttatgaagaagaaagcagTAGTTTGTGCTTTCCGCAAGGCTGTATTCGAGGAGTTTGATGAAACCTATGCACAGGCCTTTGGGACGAAATCTGCGCGTACTTCAATGAGCACTCTTGAACCTCATAATAGAGCACCGCCTCGAG CTCCCTTGAGTGGCCCACTGGTCATAGCAGAAACGCTAGGTGACCTGAAGAGTTCTAAAAAACCCACAAAGATTAAGGACTCTAAAAAGCAAGACAAATATCTTCTCAAACGAAGGGATGAAGCTGGTGATAAGTCTGTTCTATTTGGCCAAGGTGAAGCAAGTTCAGCAGCTTCTCACTTCCATGGATTTGATGGACCTTTGGACGGGGATTTGGTGCTGCAGAGAAGAGCTCCAACGCTTCAAACTCCAGTGAAAGATGAGCAGTCTGGGATTGTCAGCATGGATTTTACCTCTTCAAGTGCAGCTATTCCTGGTAAAGAATGCTCAGTTTCAAAGCTTCCTCGTGATGAAGAAAAGGGTttagctgaagaatcaagggaGCAAATGGTAGAAAGAACTGCTCTACCTCCAGAGCATGGAAAATCTGAAGCTATGGTGAGTCTTAAAGAAGAGGCTGAACCCGACCTAAAATCAGCTGGAAGCTCTCTCCAGCCCCTGCTTGAGTCTCATACTTCACCATCAAAAGGGAAGAATTCCACAGGGTCTGTACTCAAGAAAGTCAAAGTTCCCAAACGATCTTCAACTGAAATGGGCTTGGAGAATTCTTCTTCagagccaaaaaagaaaaagaaaaagaagaaagagccTGAGTCTGACCATCCAGAGAAGAGAAAGTTTTTATCTTCTGGGGAAGCTGGGGCCAAGAAATTGTCCCAGCTTGGTTCAGCGCATTTACAATCCTATATGGAAGTCGATGTGCCGCAGCTGTTGAGTCATCTTCAAGATCTCTCTCTTGATCCTTTCAATGGCTCATCAGTTGCTTCTTTTGGAGTTGCTAGGAAATTTTTTCTCCGCTTCCGTTCACTTAATTACCAAAAAAGCTTGTCAGTATCTTCCTCTGATGCCACTGTCGAAAATGCCAGAGACACAAAACCCTCAAAACCTATCAAGACTCTGAAGAGAACTGAAGAGCCATCAAAAGCTGGAAAAAAACGTCTCTCTTCTGATCGTCAAGATGAAAACCCATCAGCTAAGAAGCTGAAGAAAACTAATCAGTTGAAATCAATGGCTTCTGAGAAGAAGATCAGTCGAGAAGCAAAGGATAATATAAAACCAGTTAGAGAGCAAAGCAGTGCGGTACAAGCAAAAGCAGGCAGAGCTCAAACCGGGAAGAAACCGGCTCCATCAGTTAAGGTGGTTGAGCCCACAATGCTGGTCATGAAATTCCCACCTGACACATCTCTCCCTTCAGCTGCATTGTTAAAAGCAAGGTTTGGTCGCTTCGGGCTGTTAGATCAGTCCGCCATTAGGGTTTTCTGGAAATCATCGACCTGCCGTGTTGTCTTTCTGTACAAAGCCGATGCACAAACAGCTTTTCGATATGCAACAGCAAACAAATCTCTATTTGGAAACGTGAACGTAAAGTACTTTCTTCGTGATGTAGATGCTCCTAAAGCCGAGCCTCGTGAACCAGAAAACACAAAGGAAGATGATGAACCACAGAGCCAACGGCTCGACGAAGCACCGCCACTTCACCAACCAATCTTACCACCACCAAACGTCAACCTCAAATCCTGCTTGAAGAAACCAGTTGATGACCTGAGCAGTAGTAGTAACAATGGAAATGGTAACCGCGGAACCGTAAGAGTCAAATTCATGTTAGGTGGTGAAGAAAACACGAGTAAAGCAACCACCGAGACACCACCAGTCACAACAACCTCGAATAGAAACAGTGGACCTTCTTCATCTGTTGCTATGGAATTTGTTAGTAAGAAGTTTCAAAACGTTGTTCATCATCAACAGCTTCCTCCTTCTACATTGCCtccaattcttccactccctcCACAATACACAAAACCACAAGTTCCCATTAAAGCAGTGGACCATGTGGAACCACCGATGCCACCATTAGGAAACTTTCGTGGTCCGAGCCCAGCAGTTAGCGCTGGAGACATCTCTCACCAGATGCTAAACCTTTTGTCAAAATGCAACGAAGTTGTGGCTAACGTCACGGGCTTATTGGGCTATGTCCCTTACCATCCCTTGTAA